The Immundisolibacter sp. genome window below encodes:
- a CDS encoding STAS-like domain-containing protein: MAEKVILKIYDIVGSPVWVSTDDGQKVFDKIVAAFKAGRGVELSFANRDNLISAFLNAAVGQLYDGTYDEDFLRQHLNFVDLSDDDQAMLERTIENAKRYFANRDGYDRAWGDVVDEDEE, translated from the coding sequence ATGGCCGAGAAAGTTATTCTGAAGATTTACGACATCGTTGGAAGCCCCGTATGGGTCTCAACTGACGATGGGCAAAAGGTGTTTGACAAGATCGTCGCGGCCTTCAAGGCCGGTCGCGGCGTGGAGCTGTCGTTTGCCAACCGGGACAACCTGATCTCCGCCTTTCTCAACGCCGCAGTAGGCCAGCTATACGACGGCACCTACGACGAAGACTTTCTCCGGCAACATCTGAATTTCGTGGACCTTTCAGATGACGATCAGGCCATGCTGGAGCGCACGATAGAAAATGCCAAGCGGTACTTCGCAAACCGCGACGGATACGACCGGGCCTGGGGAGACGTGGTCGATGAAGACGAAGAATAA